Genomic window (Planktothrix serta PCC 8927):
AAGCAATGGATGAGGAGTCGGGAAATAAAGTTTATGGAGTCGTTTATCATGCCACAACTAGCCCGATTGATTCCGTACATCGAGCCAGGGCGCTAGGATTAAGTTTAGAAGAATTGCGAGAACAACAACCGCAAATTTTTGCGATGTTAAAAACGGAATTTCGGGTGGCAATTGTAGGGTTTGAATTAGCGAGTGAGGGCAATGGTTCTCAACCGCAACGGGGGAAAATTTATCAATATATTCCGCCACGTCCTCCTCAAATTCATCAAGCAGTTTATGAATGTCAACCCGAAGAAATTGTAGATTTTAGTCAGGAATTAGATTTTTTAAGAACACTATTAGATGTAAGTCATGCCCCGGTTGATGCTTTAGTGGCGGCGGCTATTCGAGAAATTTATAAACTCAGAACCTTAGATCGAGCGTGGTTAATTGAAGCCGGACGAACGGTGAGCATTTTATTAAAAGATGATTATGATCGCTTGCGGGTTATTCTCAAACAAATTCATCCTTGATTATGGGGGACTTAAATTGATCCAGCTTCTGTCACTTTCCGAATTAAGCAAGTAGTCAATAAACTAATTTATCTCAATGTCATCATCCATAGGTTTTATTTTACTAACTCACAGAAACCCAGAGCAAATTCACAGGCTAATAGATCATTTAAACAAAATGTTCAATTATCCAACCATTGTCTGCCATCATGATTTTTCTAAATGTGATTTGTCTGTGGATAAATTACCCCAAAATATCTCCTTTGTCCGTCCTCATATAGAAACCTCCTGGGGTGATTTCTCCATAGTAGAAGCTACCATACAAGCGATTAAATTGATGTATGAGTCTGCCAATTCTCCCGATTGGTTTATATTGCTGAGTGGGTCAGATTATCCGATTAAAACTGCAAAAGAAATATTAAGTGATTTAACTTCAAGTCAATATGATGCTCACATACACCATGAAGAAATTATATATAAAGTTTATAAACAAAATGTAAAAATGAGTCTAATCTGGCAACTATTAGCTTATCAGCGATACTGTAGTTATGAATTATTTTCAATTCCTTTTTTAAATCCGCTCAAAATTCGTTTAGAACATCCATTATTAACTAAACCCTTTCTTCCCTTTTCCGAAAAACTTCGCTGTTTTGCTGGAAGTCAATGGTTTTCTGCTAATCAACGAGCAGCAGATTATATTATTAAGTTCCACCATCAAAAAAATGCTTTAACATCACACTATCGTCGTCGAATGTTTACCGATGAATCCTATTTTCAAACGATCCTGGCTAATGCACCGCACCTAAAGTTAAAAAATGATGATTACCGCTATGTAGACTGGTCAACACAAGGCGCTCATCCCAAAACAATGGAGATGGAAGATTTGCCTAATCTTCTCTCCTCATCATGCCATTTTGCCCGAAAATTTGATATAGATGTAGATAGTAATATTCTTGATCAACTTGACATTATTACCTTAGCATGATAACTTCAGTTTTGGTTGCGGATTTGTCGCAGTTGATGTTTAAAAATCTGAAAAAGACGCATATCATCCAGATTATCCTGTCCCTACCTGTATCGTAGCCCAAAAATAAAATTCACCCGCTATAAATTGCCATGAGTCCGATTAATTTTGATATCCAACCCGAAGTTAGCATCATTTTATGTACATACAATCGAGCCCAATATTTAAGTCAATGTATTGATAGTGTTATTAATCAAACTTTTAAAAATTGGGAATTGTTAGTTGTTGATGATGGCAGCAATGATCAGACTTTTGAAATCGTCAATTCCTATTTACAAACAACTCAAAATATCCGTTATTTGAAACATAAAAATCGCAAGTTAGCCTACTCTAAAAATGTAGGTATCCAAGCTTCCTTTAGCTCCTATATTACATTTTTAGATAGTGATGATACCTATGCTCCTAATCATATAGAATCGCGTCTTAACTATCTAAAATCTTATCCTGAAATTGATTTACTACAAGGCGGATTCTTTTCGGAGGAAGATATTATAGTGGCTGATTATTATAAACCTGGGAAAACCATTAATTTAAAAGAATGTGTTTTAGGCCCTACATTTTTTGGTAAACGTCAAGTATTTTTTG
Coding sequences:
- a CDS encoding glycosyltransferase family 2 protein, which codes for MSPINFDIQPEVSIILCTYNRAQYLSQCIDSVINQTFKNWELLVVDDGSNDQTFEIVNSYLQTTQNIRYLKHKNRKLAYSKNVGIQASFSSYITFLDSDDTYAPNHIESRLNYLKSYPEIDLLQGGFFSEEDIIVADYYKPGKTINLKECVLGPTFFGKRQVFFELKGFDNIAYGEDTDFWQRAEKIFKTHNITNPETYIYTRAETSITKSVLEKISF
- a CDS encoding HAS-barrel domain-containing protein codes for the protein MRLPFTAFSTSRRSLQHIAEVIETATTEYLAQCLEPEDLSFPVMPAFGSWVKAMDEESGNKVYGVVYHATTSPIDSVHRARALGLSLEELREQQPQIFAMLKTEFRVAIVGFELASEGNGSQPQRGKIYQYIPPRPPQIHQAVYECQPEEIVDFSQELDFLRTLLDVSHAPVDALVAAAIREIYKLRTLDRAWLIEAGRTVSILLKDDYDRLRVILKQIHP
- a CDS encoding beta-1,6-N-acetylglucosaminyltransferase, whose protein sequence is MSSSIGFILLTHRNPEQIHRLIDHLNKMFNYPTIVCHHDFSKCDLSVDKLPQNISFVRPHIETSWGDFSIVEATIQAIKLMYESANSPDWFILLSGSDYPIKTAKEILSDLTSSQYDAHIHHEEIIYKVYKQNVKMSLIWQLLAYQRYCSYELFSIPFLNPLKIRLEHPLLTKPFLPFSEKLRCFAGSQWFSANQRAADYIIKFHHQKNALTSHYRRRMFTDESYFQTILANAPHLKLKNDDYRYVDWSTQGAHPKTMEMEDLPNLLSSSCHFARKFDIDVDSNILDQLDIITLA